The following are encoded together in the Mumia sp. Pv4-285 genome:
- a CDS encoding DoxX family protein: MVVLAVIQLADAIFCLKPLPFVRDCLTDVRFPRRWWPVLTPLKLAAAAGLVAGIWIPYLGLVTTLALVAYFLAAITAHVRARDLGRNLFVNAIGMLVICVGVAWWSFA; encoded by the coding sequence GTGGTCGTGCTGGCTGTGATCCAGCTCGCCGACGCCATCTTCTGTCTCAAGCCCCTCCCGTTCGTCCGCGACTGCCTTACCGACGTCCGGTTCCCGCGGCGGTGGTGGCCAGTCCTGACACCGCTCAAGCTCGCCGCCGCAGCAGGTCTCGTCGCCGGGATCTGGATCCCGTACCTCGGGCTGGTCACGACGCTCGCGCTCGTCGCCTACTTCCTCGCCGCGATCACCGCGCACGTGCGGGCACGCGACCTGGGACGCAACCTGTTCGTCAACGCGATCGGCATGCTGGTGATCTGCGTGGGCGTCGCCTGGTGGTCGTTCGCATGA
- a CDS encoding DMT family transporter, whose product MHHEPQQSSIAGYLPGAIGMALVGGSVAVSHVLVDAPLMTAQTIRYAAAAVLLVLCARVLGRPVPMPRGSEWALLVLLAGSGLVLFNIALVRGAEHAEPAVIAVAVASVPIVLGLIGPLLEGGSPTRRLLAAAALVTAGSVLVQGFGRTDAYGVFWAAVALACEAAFTLLAVPLLPRLGAWGVSVHSVVVGTLMFGVLALVGEGPTAVTRIQPDQWVAIAYLAALVTAVAFVLWYATVARVGAASAGLLTGVAPVAAAGAGIVVTGDVPSPYVWIGIAVVGAGLALGLARRATRRRSAVGMVTASLAP is encoded by the coding sequence ATGCACCATGAACCTCAACAGTCCTCCATCGCCGGCTACCTGCCCGGCGCCATCGGCATGGCTCTCGTCGGCGGCAGCGTCGCGGTGTCCCACGTGCTCGTGGACGCCCCGCTGATGACGGCGCAGACCATCCGGTACGCCGCAGCAGCCGTGCTGCTCGTGCTCTGTGCGCGCGTCCTCGGGCGTCCCGTGCCGATGCCACGAGGCTCCGAGTGGGCCCTCCTGGTGCTCCTGGCCGGATCCGGTCTGGTGCTCTTCAACATCGCCCTCGTCCGTGGTGCCGAGCACGCAGAACCTGCGGTGATCGCCGTGGCGGTCGCGTCCGTCCCCATCGTGCTGGGGCTGATCGGGCCGCTCCTCGAGGGCGGATCACCGACCCGGCGACTGCTGGCCGCGGCGGCGCTGGTCACCGCCGGGAGCGTGCTCGTCCAGGGATTCGGGCGCACCGACGCGTACGGGGTGTTCTGGGCCGCCGTCGCGCTCGCGTGCGAGGCGGCGTTCACCCTCCTCGCAGTTCCGCTCCTGCCGCGCCTCGGGGCGTGGGGCGTCTCGGTCCACTCGGTGGTGGTCGGCACGCTCATGTTCGGCGTCCTCGCCCTCGTCGGAGAGGGCCCGACGGCGGTCACGCGGATCCAACCCGACCAGTGGGTGGCCATCGCCTACCTGGCCGCCCTGGTGACCGCTGTCGCGTTCGTGCTCTGGTACGCCACGGTGGCTCGCGTCGGTGCCGCCTCCGCGGGTCTCCTGACCGGCGTGGCACCCGTCGCGGCGGCCGGAGCCGGCATCGTGGTCACCGGAGACGTGCCTTCGCCGTACGTGTGGATCGGCATCGCCGTCGTCGGTGCGGGTCTGGCCCTCGGACTCGCCCGACGCGCGACACGTCGGCGCTCCGCCGTCGGCATGGTCACCGCCTCTCTGGCACCCTAG
- a CDS encoding AAA family ATPase, whose amino-acid sequence MSERFSSVEDVTEQLAVYGYLASPSVATTVFLADRLDKPLLVEGPAGVGKTELARAVAQATGAGLVRLQCYEGVDEARALYEWNHAKQLLRITSGRGETWDATRDDIFTDEFLLARPLLQAIRSERPSTLLIDEVDKADLEIEGLLLEVLSDYAITVPELGTITARHAPFTVLTSNATRELSEALRRRCLFLHIDFPDAELEERIVRSRVPGVDDTLATSLVRVVNALRRIDLRKAPSVSESIDWARTLLALGAESLDESVVDETLGVLLKHTDDVARARKHLQLDDTPRFDGLSTERRG is encoded by the coding sequence GTGAGCGAACGCTTCTCCTCCGTCGAGGACGTCACCGAGCAGCTGGCCGTCTACGGCTACCTGGCCTCGCCGTCCGTCGCGACCACCGTCTTCCTCGCCGACAGGCTCGACAAGCCGCTGCTGGTCGAGGGCCCGGCCGGCGTCGGCAAGACCGAGCTCGCCCGCGCCGTGGCCCAGGCGACGGGCGCGGGCCTGGTCCGGCTGCAGTGCTACGAGGGTGTCGACGAGGCGCGGGCGCTGTACGAGTGGAACCACGCCAAGCAGCTCCTCCGCATCACCTCCGGCCGCGGGGAGACGTGGGACGCGACGCGCGACGACATCTTCACGGACGAGTTCCTCCTCGCGCGTCCGTTGCTCCAGGCGATCCGGTCCGAGCGGCCGAGCACCCTCCTCATCGACGAGGTCGACAAGGCCGACCTCGAGATCGAAGGGCTCCTGCTCGAGGTCCTGAGCGACTACGCCATCACGGTTCCCGAGCTCGGCACGATCACCGCCCGGCACGCACCGTTCACGGTGCTCACCTCGAACGCCACGCGCGAGCTGAGCGAGGCGCTCCGGCGGCGGTGCCTGTTCCTGCACATCGACTTCCCCGACGCGGAGCTCGAGGAGCGGATCGTACGCTCGCGCGTGCCGGGTGTGGACGACACTCTCGCGACGTCGTTGGTCAGGGTCGTCAACGCCCTGCGGCGGATCGACCTGCGCAAGGCGCCGTCGGTGTCGGAGAGCATCGACTGGGCGCGTACGCTCCTCGCGCTCGGAGCGGAGTCGCTCGACGAGTCGGTCGTCGACGAGACGTTGGGTGTGCTCCTCAAGCACACCGACGACGTCGCCCGCGCCCGCAAGCACCTGCAGCTCGACGACACCCCACGATTTGACGGGTTGTCCACCGAACGGCGGGGCTGA
- the ypfJ gene encoding KPN_02809 family neutral zinc metallopeptidase produces MTFNEGADLDTSQVRSGGSSRTGVAIGGGAGGIILLIIGLLLGVNPFEQGGSAGAFDTSQVQQAGSTEMDFSQCQTGADANRDDVCRVIGTVNSVQDYWREALPADANRQYRDAYTVIYSGQTQSACGTASNAVGPFYCPTDEQVYIDASFFDELTSRYGADGGALAQMYVVAHEYGHHVQNILGVLQYAQQDREGPTSGAVRVELMADCLAGVWAHHASTTEDADGTTLIQPLTESDIESALSAAAAVGDDRIQESATGRVNPESWTHGSAEQRQRWFMTGYESGNLNSCDTLSARQL; encoded by the coding sequence ATGACCTTCAACGAGGGTGCGGACCTCGACACCAGCCAGGTCCGCAGCGGTGGTTCGAGCCGGACGGGTGTCGCCATCGGCGGCGGCGCAGGAGGCATCATCCTCCTGATCATCGGCCTCCTCCTGGGGGTCAACCCGTTCGAGCAGGGTGGATCCGCGGGCGCGTTCGACACCTCGCAGGTCCAGCAGGCCGGCTCGACCGAGATGGACTTCTCGCAGTGCCAGACCGGAGCCGACGCCAACCGCGACGACGTGTGCCGCGTCATCGGCACCGTGAACAGCGTCCAGGACTACTGGCGCGAGGCGCTCCCGGCCGACGCGAACCGCCAGTACCGCGACGCGTACACGGTCATCTACTCCGGCCAGACCCAGTCGGCGTGCGGCACCGCGAGCAACGCCGTCGGCCCCTTCTACTGCCCGACCGACGAGCAGGTGTACATCGACGCCTCGTTCTTCGACGAGCTGACCAGCCGGTACGGCGCGGACGGCGGCGCGCTGGCGCAGATGTACGTCGTCGCCCACGAGTACGGGCACCACGTCCAGAACATCCTCGGCGTCCTCCAGTACGCCCAGCAGGACCGTGAGGGCCCCACCTCGGGCGCCGTCCGGGTCGAGCTGATGGCGGACTGCCTCGCCGGCGTCTGGGCGCACCACGCGTCGACCACCGAGGACGCTGACGGCACCACACTCATCCAGCCGCTCACCGAGTCCGACATCGAGTCCGCACTGTCGGCCGCGGCCGCCGTCGGCGACGACCGCATCCAGGAGTCGGCGACCGGACGCGTGAACCCGGAGAGCTGGACTCACGGTTCGGCGGAGCAGCGTCAGCGCTGGTTCATGACCGGCTACGAGTCGGGCAACCTCAACTCGTGCGACACGCTTTCCGCCCGGCAGCTCTGA
- a CDS encoding LysE family translocator, with protein MVDPSVIPAFVAAVLAVTLAPGPDNTYIAAVALRDGPRAGVISALGMALGMVVHVLAATAGLAALLAVDPALIVAVQIAGAGYLGWLAVVTVRELGRSAAQTLSPRSRDVLVRAVITNLTNPKVILFFAAFLPGFVVAGHGPPALQMLTLGSTFLLIGLACDAAIGVAAGRLGRSLDTGGRAGTALTVVAACVYAVLAALLLVDALRTISA; from the coding sequence ATGGTCGATCCGTCGGTCATTCCCGCGTTCGTCGCCGCAGTGCTCGCGGTGACGCTCGCCCCTGGGCCTGACAACACCTACATCGCGGCCGTCGCGCTGCGTGACGGGCCGCGCGCCGGCGTGATCTCCGCTCTCGGGATGGCGCTCGGCATGGTCGTCCACGTGCTCGCGGCGACCGCAGGGCTCGCCGCGCTGCTCGCCGTCGACCCTGCGCTCATCGTCGCCGTGCAGATCGCCGGTGCGGGCTACCTCGGATGGCTCGCCGTCGTCACCGTGCGCGAGCTCGGTCGATCTGCCGCCCAGACGCTCAGCCCTCGGTCGCGCGACGTCCTCGTGCGCGCGGTGATCACCAACCTCACCAATCCCAAGGTCATCCTCTTCTTCGCCGCGTTCCTCCCGGGCTTCGTCGTCGCAGGCCACGGGCCACCGGCACTGCAGATGCTGACCCTCGGGTCCACGTTCCTGCTCATCGGCCTCGCGTGCGACGCCGCGATCGGCGTCGCGGCCGGACGGCTCGGGCGCTCGCTGGACACGGGCGGTCGCGCCGGCACCGCCCTCACGGTCGTCGCCGCCTGCGTCTACGCCGTCCTGGCGGCGCTCCTGCTGGTCGACGCACTCCGTACGATCTCTGCGTGA
- a CDS encoding GTPase family protein has product MPDSPTESWFSDAFRNAWETEQRRLGRFNLAIFGKTGVGKSTLVNAIFGDEIAATGIGEPVTREEHLYLHKSGTLGVLDTRGLEVGVDNAAIIAEVGEHVARMRHRPLEEHLHVAWFCVRAGDRRFEETEAEFVRELARLGVPVLLVMTQVPRIEGQVHPDALALAAEIERRELPIHRNHVYLTMALADPFARLEAHGLMDVLDATFRSAPEGVANAITAAQRIDLARKRKRAGDAIKLATSAAGTAGASPIPFSDAAVLVPIQITLMASIASTYGLSLERSTAASLAATAAATVAGRTAVTSLLKLIPGAGTVVGGTVNAAVAGTLTYAVGHAWTRVCERLAQGDLQTVGGALDSATIRRVFMDEFAKQAKRRRPPAVER; this is encoded by the coding sequence GTGCCCGACTCACCGACCGAGAGCTGGTTCAGCGACGCGTTCCGCAACGCGTGGGAGACCGAGCAGCGGCGACTGGGACGCTTCAACCTCGCGATCTTCGGCAAGACCGGCGTCGGTAAGAGCACGCTGGTGAACGCGATCTTCGGTGACGAGATCGCAGCGACCGGGATCGGCGAGCCGGTCACCCGCGAAGAGCACCTCTATCTCCACAAGAGCGGCACGCTCGGCGTCCTCGACACGCGCGGCCTCGAGGTCGGCGTCGACAACGCCGCGATCATCGCGGAGGTCGGCGAGCACGTCGCCCGGATGCGGCACCGCCCTCTGGAGGAGCACCTGCACGTCGCCTGGTTCTGCGTCCGCGCCGGTGACCGCCGGTTCGAGGAGACGGAGGCCGAGTTCGTCCGGGAGCTCGCGCGTCTGGGCGTGCCTGTGCTGCTCGTGATGACCCAGGTGCCGCGCATCGAGGGACAGGTGCATCCCGACGCCCTCGCACTGGCTGCCGAGATCGAGCGGCGCGAGCTCCCGATCCACCGCAACCACGTGTACCTCACGATGGCCCTCGCCGACCCGTTCGCCCGTCTCGAGGCGCACGGCCTGATGGACGTCCTCGATGCCACCTTTCGCAGCGCCCCGGAAGGGGTAGCCAACGCGATCACGGCTGCCCAGCGCATCGACCTGGCGCGCAAGCGCAAGCGGGCGGGCGACGCGATCAAGCTGGCGACGAGTGCCGCGGGGACGGCCGGAGCAAGCCCCATCCCCTTCTCCGACGCCGCCGTGCTCGTGCCGATCCAGATCACGTTGATGGCCTCGATCGCCAGCACGTACGGGTTGAGTCTCGAGCGGTCGACCGCGGCGTCCCTCGCAGCGACGGCAGCCGCCACCGTCGCCGGTCGGACCGCCGTGACGAGCCTGCTCAAGCTCATCCCCGGGGCCGGCACCGTCGTCGGCGGGACCGTCAACGCCGCCGTCGCCGGCACCCTGACGTACGCCGTCGGTCACGCCTGGACACGCGTCTGCGAGCGCCTCGCGCAGGGAGACCTCCAGACGGTGGGCGGTGCCCTGGACAGCGCGACCATCCGACGTGTGTTCATGGACGAGTTCGCCAAGCAGGCGAAGCGGCGACGCCCACCGGCCGTCGAGCGCTGA
- a CDS encoding DUF445 domain-containing protein: MSELRTIGFTVPESLGGSDAERRRGLRQMRTLASGLLVLAAIVYALTYGEAGGLGYVNAGAEAAMVGALADWFAVTAIFKHPLGLPIPHTALIPKRKDALGVSLQEFVTDNFLNEAVVRERVESARISLRIGSWIADPTHARRLVDIGSRILRDGLSRISDDDVAAIVREVIVPRLKSEELSPAAGQALGEIVRDGAHHGLVDIGVEELHRWLLENQETVEGMVADRAPWWTPHWVDDKISTRLYRETLSWVDDVRADPEHRVRQSLDEFLVQLSDDLQHDPATQARAEALKERILSQPQVVDVAVALWSGLRHALLDSLDESAGMLRTRLVAILCETGERIVSEPELQARLDRMASDTAAFVVTNYGSEIATVISETVNRWDGKEASRRIELHVGRDLQFIRINGTVVGALAGVTIHAFSHLL, encoded by the coding sequence GTGAGTGAGTTGCGGACCATCGGCTTCACTGTTCCGGAGTCCCTGGGTGGTTCGGACGCCGAACGACGACGCGGGCTTCGGCAGATGCGCACCCTCGCGTCGGGCCTGCTGGTCCTCGCCGCGATCGTGTACGCGCTCACCTACGGCGAGGCGGGAGGCCTCGGCTACGTCAACGCGGGTGCGGAAGCCGCGATGGTGGGCGCCTTGGCTGACTGGTTCGCCGTGACCGCGATCTTCAAGCACCCGCTGGGCCTCCCGATCCCGCACACGGCGCTGATCCCGAAGCGCAAGGACGCGCTCGGTGTGAGCCTGCAGGAGTTCGTCACCGACAACTTCCTCAACGAGGCCGTCGTCCGGGAGCGGGTCGAGTCGGCCCGCATCAGCCTGCGGATCGGCAGCTGGATCGCCGATCCCACCCATGCGCGGAGGTTGGTCGACATCGGTTCCCGCATCCTGCGCGACGGTCTGTCGCGGATCAGCGACGACGACGTGGCGGCGATCGTCCGTGAGGTGATCGTTCCCCGCCTCAAGTCCGAGGAGCTCAGCCCGGCTGCCGGACAGGCGCTCGGGGAGATCGTGCGTGACGGCGCGCACCACGGCCTCGTCGACATCGGCGTCGAGGAGCTGCACCGCTGGCTCCTCGAGAACCAGGAGACGGTGGAGGGAATGGTCGCCGACCGCGCGCCCTGGTGGACTCCGCACTGGGTCGACGACAAGATCTCCACACGGCTCTACCGGGAGACGCTGTCGTGGGTCGACGACGTGCGCGCCGACCCGGAGCACCGCGTCCGGCAGTCCCTCGACGAGTTCCTGGTGCAGCTCTCCGACGACCTCCAGCACGACCCGGCGACCCAGGCGCGCGCCGAGGCGCTCAAGGAGCGGATCCTCTCGCAGCCCCAGGTCGTCGACGTCGCGGTCGCGCTGTGGAGCGGGTTGCGCCACGCCCTCCTCGACTCGCTCGACGAGTCCGCAGGCATGCTTCGCACGCGGCTCGTGGCGATCCTCTGCGAGACCGGCGAACGCATCGTGTCCGAGCCGGAGCTCCAGGCGCGTCTCGACCGGATGGCCAGCGACACCGCGGCCTTCGTGGTCACGAACTACGGCAGCGAGATCGCGACCGTGATCTCGGAGACGGTCAACCGGTGGGACGGCAAGGAGGCGTCGCGGCGCATCGAGCTGCACGTCGGACGCGACCTCCAGTTCATCCGGATCAACGGCACCGTGGTCGGCGCGCTCGCCGGGGTGACCATCCACGCGTTCTCGCACCTGCTCTGA
- a CDS encoding SRPBCC family protein, which translates to MRYEVGVDVDAPVEVAWTVLADPAEWPLLTDSFIKVRPKDGSGLVVGQRYVVRQPSMRALTWLVTDVEPGAGFTWRSSVLGVRTEASHRFVPRGSGSRLELRLVQSGPLARITGAIGGTHYRALVDREAATFAGAAEHRAR; encoded by the coding sequence ATGAGGTACGAGGTCGGGGTTGACGTCGACGCCCCGGTCGAGGTGGCGTGGACCGTCCTTGCCGATCCGGCAGAGTGGCCGTTGCTCACCGACAGCTTCATCAAGGTGCGGCCCAAGGACGGGAGCGGTCTCGTCGTCGGGCAGCGCTACGTCGTCCGTCAGCCGTCGATGCGGGCACTGACGTGGCTCGTGACCGACGTCGAACCCGGTGCGGGCTTCACGTGGCGTTCGTCGGTCCTCGGTGTCCGGACAGAGGCGTCGCACCGGTTCGTCCCCCGCGGGTCCGGCTCCCGGCTGGAGCTGCGCCTCGTGCAGAGCGGCCCGCTCGCGCGCATCACCGGCGCGATCGGGGGTACGCACTACCGCGCACTCGTCGACCGCGAGGCCGCCACCTTCGCCGGGGCAGCCGAGCACCGCGCCCGCTGA
- a CDS encoding GrpB family protein, whose amino-acid sequence MSVHPLWRPYETPTQEQTDRAFVTGTEPRLAGGHVDVVPYDSAWPATYAQVADRISGALGDLVVAVQHVGSTSVPGLSAKPVLDIDLVVASPADEASYLPALERLGFVLRIREPWWEEHRMLRLDEPMVNLHVFGPDAAEPHRHRIFRDRLLTDGADRAAYARLKEEIATREVGTVMAYNAAKSALIYEIYERAFAADPEHPHDPQPIDPGIAGT is encoded by the coding sequence GTGAGCGTCCATCCCCTCTGGCGTCCGTACGAGACGCCCACCCAGGAGCAGACCGACCGCGCGTTCGTCACCGGCACCGAGCCCCGCCTGGCCGGCGGCCACGTCGACGTCGTCCCGTACGACTCCGCCTGGCCTGCCACGTACGCGCAGGTTGCCGATCGCATCAGCGGCGCACTCGGCGATCTGGTCGTCGCCGTCCAGCACGTCGGTTCCACCTCCGTGCCCGGCCTGTCGGCGAAGCCGGTCCTCGACATCGACCTGGTCGTCGCCTCCCCCGCCGACGAGGCTTCGTACCTCCCGGCGCTCGAGCGGCTCGGATTCGTCCTCAGGATCCGCGAGCCGTGGTGGGAGGAGCACCGGATGCTGCGCCTCGACGAGCCGATGGTGAACCTCCACGTCTTCGGTCCGGACGCCGCGGAGCCGCACCGCCACCGCATCTTCCGGGACCGTCTGCTGACCGACGGTGCGGACCGGGCGGCGTATGCGCGTCTCAAGGAGGAGATCGCCACCCGAGAGGTCGGGACCGTCATGGCCTACAACGCAGCGAAGTCGGCGCTGATCTACGAGATCTACGAGCGGGCGTTCGCCGCCGATCCCGAGCACCCCCACGACCCGCAGCCGATCGACCCGGGCATCGCCGGGACCTAG
- a CDS encoding aromatic acid exporter family protein: MLMRSTTSSDPLLGSRLHIAIKAAVAAALAWQLGNLLPSPVGDYAYYAPMGAVLAVHPSVAGSVRESAQIFGALVIGAAVGAVFHVLPLPGWAGVGLLVLVAVVLAGWDLLGDGRTWVITAALFTYILGNIDTSGFVSGLVGQVALGAAVGVALTLALPPVPARVARRRLDALAAEVADQLDEMAEVLRGDSDDPKATWQGVTREVFPDALRLRESFSTLDESLRGNIRAARWRDLVQRRRDEADVLERVAALVENLAYMLGEVQGSERPWLRAGGEGAPAVADVLEELANVVRRLVGDDPLGPEDTRPLVDGVQRLADLVVATSGQGESLFPGGAVVVSLRRILGVLPVPAQDEAAPPPIAPLGGAAWPPRRSRGRRRRR, from the coding sequence ATGCTGATGCGCTCGACGACGAGCAGCGACCCGCTCCTCGGGTCGCGGCTCCACATCGCCATCAAGGCAGCCGTCGCTGCCGCGCTTGCCTGGCAGCTCGGCAACCTGCTCCCGAGCCCGGTCGGGGACTACGCGTACTACGCGCCGATGGGTGCCGTCCTCGCCGTGCACCCCAGCGTTGCGGGTTCGGTGAGGGAGTCGGCGCAGATCTTCGGCGCTCTCGTGATCGGCGCGGCGGTCGGCGCGGTCTTCCACGTGCTGCCGCTGCCCGGATGGGCCGGCGTCGGCCTCCTGGTGCTCGTCGCGGTCGTGCTCGCTGGATGGGACCTGCTCGGCGACGGTCGGACCTGGGTGATCACGGCGGCGCTGTTCACCTACATCCTCGGCAACATCGACACCTCGGGCTTCGTCTCCGGCCTGGTCGGCCAGGTCGCGCTCGGTGCGGCGGTCGGGGTCGCGCTCACGCTGGCGCTCCCGCCGGTGCCCGCGCGGGTGGCGCGCCGACGGCTGGACGCCCTCGCTGCGGAGGTGGCCGACCAGCTCGACGAGATGGCCGAGGTGCTGCGTGGCGACAGCGACGACCCGAAGGCGACCTGGCAGGGCGTGACGCGTGAGGTCTTTCCCGACGCCCTGCGGCTCCGAGAGAGCTTCTCGACGCTCGACGAGTCGCTCCGCGGGAACATCCGAGCCGCCAGGTGGCGTGACCTGGTCCAGCGCCGGCGGGACGAGGCGGACGTCCTCGAGCGTGTCGCCGCGCTGGTGGAGAACCTCGCGTACATGCTCGGCGAGGTCCAGGGGTCAGAGCGCCCGTGGTTGCGCGCCGGGGGAGAGGGTGCGCCCGCCGTCGCCGACGTGCTCGAAGAGCTCGCCAACGTCGTACGCCGCCTGGTCGGCGACGATCCGCTGGGACCCGAGGACACGCGTCCGCTGGTCGACGGCGTGCAGCGCCTGGCGGACCTCGTCGTGGCCACGAGCGGACAGGGCGAGAGCCTGTTCCCCGGAGGTGCCGTCGTGGTGAGCCTCCGCCGCATCCTGGGGGTGCTGCCCGTACCGGCGCAGGACGAGGCAGCACCACCGCCGATCGCCCCGCTCGGTGGAGCTGCGTGGCCGCCGCGTCGTAGCCGTGGCCGGCGTCGGCGGAGGTAG
- a CDS encoding vWA domain-containing protein → MPGRLVAMVESLRGHGLIVGTSETVDAARVMGVLSLADRDLLREGLAAALIRRTGQRRVFDAVFDVYFPAAVGARETIREKEPESTEQPSTVADLRDDLVAALADGGREALEDVAAAAVDALGAVQAGSGPGTAGAGWSARQTLEQLRPQTAIVRALAQRGSTTGFVERLDRDEVRRDVERFRELVQTEASRRSAEVRGRDRVAKYAVRPDASQVEFLAASREQVLELRRTVQPLARRLATRLSARRRRRNRGQVDIRRTLRRSMSYGGVPLNPVFEHRRKARPELVLLCDVSGSVAGFAGFTMLLVQALHEQFSRVRVFAFVNHTDEVTELVTGGEADPGALAERIAANANVAPWHASSDYGRALRSFVSRYGAVIGPRTSVLILGDARANHLDPDLDALRDIVGRARRTFWLNPEHEGRWGLGDSVAPAYAQVVDMHECRTVDQLSRVVGRLLPV, encoded by the coding sequence GTGCCCGGTCGCCTGGTCGCGATGGTCGAGTCGCTGCGCGGTCACGGGCTGATCGTCGGCACGAGCGAGACCGTGGACGCGGCCCGGGTGATGGGCGTCCTGTCGCTCGCTGACCGCGACCTTCTCCGCGAGGGTCTCGCCGCCGCCCTGATCCGGCGTACGGGGCAGCGCCGCGTGTTCGACGCGGTGTTCGACGTCTACTTCCCGGCCGCGGTCGGGGCACGGGAGACCATCCGCGAGAAGGAGCCGGAGTCGACCGAGCAGCCGAGCACCGTCGCCGACCTCCGCGACGACCTCGTCGCGGCACTCGCCGACGGCGGCCGGGAGGCGCTCGAAGACGTCGCCGCAGCGGCGGTCGACGCGCTGGGTGCGGTTCAGGCCGGTTCAGGACCCGGGACGGCCGGCGCCGGATGGTCGGCCCGTCAGACGCTGGAGCAGCTGCGCCCACAGACCGCGATCGTGCGCGCCCTCGCACAGCGGGGGAGCACGACGGGCTTCGTCGAGCGACTCGACCGCGACGAGGTCCGCCGCGACGTCGAGCGCTTCCGCGAGCTCGTCCAGACCGAGGCGAGCCGTCGTTCGGCCGAGGTGCGCGGGCGCGACCGGGTCGCGAAGTACGCCGTCCGCCCGGACGCCAGCCAGGTCGAGTTCCTCGCCGCCAGCCGTGAGCAGGTGCTCGAGCTGCGGCGTACGGTCCAGCCGCTCGCACGACGGCTCGCCACCCGGCTGTCGGCCCGACGCCGTCGGCGAAACCGCGGTCAGGTCGACATCCGGCGGACCCTCCGCCGGTCGATGTCGTACGGCGGCGTGCCCTTGAACCCGGTGTTCGAGCACCGGCGCAAGGCGCGGCCCGAGCTGGTGCTGCTGTGCGACGTGTCGGGGTCGGTCGCCGGGTTCGCGGGATTCACGATGCTGCTCGTCCAGGCGTTGCACGAACAGTTCAGCAGGGTGCGGGTGTTCGCGTTCGTCAACCACACCGACGAGGTCACCGAGCTCGTCACCGGCGGCGAGGCGGATCCGGGCGCGCTCGCCGAGCGCATCGCGGCGAACGCGAACGTCGCCCCCTGGCACGCCTCGAGCGACTACGGCCGCGCGCTGCGGTCGTTCGTCAGTCGCTACGGCGCCGTGATCGGCCCTCGGACGAGCGTCCTGATCCTCGGCGACGCGCGCGCCAACCACCTCGACCCCGACCTCGACGCGCTGCGTGACATCGTCGGGCGAGCGAGGCGGACGTTCTGGCTGAACCCCGAGCACGAGGGTCGCTGGGGCTTGGGCGACTCGGTCGCTCCGGCGTACGCGCAGGTCGTCGACATGCACGAGTGCCGCACGGTCGACCAGCTCTCCCGTGTCGTCGGGCGCCTGCTGCCGGTCTAG
- a CDS encoding CGNR zinc finger domain-containing protein: MLVLEPDAVVTLVNEWGTAPRVEAGESDSAFPPTEQVAPDVAFSDPDLVRVADLLHPLFAAESPVERIRIVDELLAGAGTTVRVALVDGHVRDGWVPASPRDALLVAALRTVHDMLVERGADAIGTCEGAACVDVWIDRPRGRPRRYCSDTCAGRARVTAFRRRRREEDV, translated from the coding sequence GTGCTGGTACTGGAGCCCGACGCCGTCGTGACCCTCGTGAACGAGTGGGGCACGGCGCCACGCGTCGAGGCAGGCGAGTCCGACAGCGCGTTTCCGCCGACGGAGCAAGTGGCGCCGGACGTTGCGTTCAGCGACCCCGACCTCGTGCGGGTCGCCGACCTGCTCCACCCGCTGTTCGCGGCGGAGTCGCCGGTCGAGCGCATCCGCATCGTCGACGAGCTGCTCGCCGGCGCAGGGACGACGGTCCGCGTCGCCCTGGTCGACGGCCATGTCCGGGACGGCTGGGTGCCGGCGAGCCCGCGCGACGCTCTCCTCGTCGCAGCGCTGCGCACGGTCCATGACATGCTCGTGGAACGCGGAGCCGACGCGATCGGCACCTGCGAGGGTGCGGCGTGCGTGGACGTGTGGATCGACCGACCGCGAGGCCGCCCGCGGCGCTACTGCTCCGACACGTGTGCGGGTCGCGCGCGCGTGACCGCTTTTCGCCGACGCCGACGAGAGGAAGACGTGTGA